A window of Microcystis aeruginosa FD4 contains these coding sequences:
- a CDS encoding type II toxin-antitoxin system CcdA family antitoxin translates to MNDNATPTQRTAEKVEIAIHLDSEVLDQIKHLTNDPSRIIETAIKQWLRGEKQPDEDLTRHLRRNPPVPPKGEWND, encoded by the coding sequence ATGAACGACAATGCTACACCGACTCAGCGCACGGCGGAGAAAGTTGAAATCGCTATTCACCTTGACTCGGAAGTTTTAGACCAGATTAAACACCTGACTAACGATCCTAGTCGCATTATCGAAACAGCGATTAAACAGTGGCTAAGAGGAGAGAAACAACCGGATGAAGACTTAACCCGTCATCTTCGACGCAATCCCCCCGTACCCCCCAAAGGGGAATGGAATGACTAA